A genomic window from Cyprinus carpio isolate SPL01 chromosome A2, ASM1834038v1, whole genome shotgun sequence includes:
- the LOC109102145 gene encoding transferrin receptor protein 1 yields MDQARTTISKIFNGEPRSYTRFNLTQNMEGDNSHVEMKLSSDMDDEVDANGGGENTNQHNHPYYPSKLNQRSPKTICGFVIGILFLFIIGYLIGYLSNRNTDKTEIKSNCPVFNEIAPVRAEAVYSLDWSDLRALLKKKLTTLNINTNLREFSSASHQAGSTGDEALANKIMGKFKTFGMSTWTDEHYVKIHEPGSSNNRVLFRGNVVETTEGYLAYSAIKTVQGAALYAHYGRAEDFRRLQDRNIDVNGKVVLVRAGLLSFAEKVANAASLNASAVLIYPDPVNYSIKEDTALFGHVHLGTGDPYTPGFPSFNHTQFPPAQSSGLPSIPAQTITIKQATAIMSKLGGRTSPDGWSDGMLRDTMYSLGDEGDIITVEVNNVLIQKKIHNVFGVIKGYMDADRYIVIGAQRDAWGPGYARSTVGTSLLVELARTITDMIKNDGFKPKRSIVFASWSAGEFGSVGATEWLEGYLTSLNMKMFSYISLDEVISGFDSFKATASPLLYELLESTMKQVSSPVDATKSLHEQFAGSNWEKSVMEPMGLSHSAYPFQTFSGIPSISFRFTSSSKSYPFGTIEDTDQTLERYTSYNTLKLAKTAGEVVGLVTLRLVHDHLLKLNVAKYTSVIRSYVSQIRSKVESCQTSGRLPSTVTMQWLLSAQGSYDRAASALISAIRNSDLDDMEQCRIINNRIMRVEGSLLSPYVSPRESLFRHILLGSGSHTLAALVDHLEAIKGGHESADIDQFKNQFALATWTIQGCANALAGEVWDMDNEI; encoded by the exons ATGGATCAAGCCAGGACAACAATTTCAAAAATC ttcaatgGGGAGCCGCGCTCCTACACTCGCTTTAACCTGACCCAGAACATGGAGGGTGACAACAGCCATGTGGAGATGAAGCTCTCGTCTGACATGGATGATGAAGTGGATGCTAACGGTGGTGGGgaaaacacaaaccaacataaTCATCCGTATTACCCCAGCAAACTGAACCAGCGTTCTCCCAAAACCATCTGCGGATTTGTCATTGGCATTCTGTTCCTTTTCATTATTG gaTACCTCATTGGTTATCTGTCAAATagaaacacagacaaaacagaaATCAAGTCCAACTGTCCGGTCTTTAATGAGATTGCCCCAGTGAGAGCAGAAGCAGTTTATTCATTGGACTGGAGTGATCTCAGGGCATTGCTAAAAAAGAAACTGACAACCCTCAACATTAACACCAACCTCAG GGAATTCTCTAGTGCCAGTCACCAGGCAGGAAGCACAGGAGATGAGGCACTTGCTAATAAAATCATGGGGAAATTCAAAACTTTTGGAATGAGTACTTGGACAGATGAGCACTATGTGAAAATCCATGAGCCTGGTTCCTCCAATAACAGAGTCCTGTTCCGTGGTAACGTTGTGGAAACAACTGAGGGCTATTTGGCATACAGTGCAATTAAAACAGTGCAG GGTGCAGCTCTGTATGCTCATTATGGGCGAGCAGAGGACTTCAGGCGCCTACAAGACCGGAATATTGATGTGAATGGAAAGGTTGTTTTGGTCAGAGCTGGACTCTTAAGTTTTGCTGAAAAG GTTGCTAATGCTGCTAGCTTGAATGCTAGTGCTGTGCTAATTTATCCGGATCCTGTTAACTACAGTATTAAAGAGGACACTGCTCTTTTTGGCCAT GTCCATCTCGGCACTGGTGATCCCTACACTCCAGGATTCCCTTCCTTCAATCATACCCAGTTTCCCCCAGCTCAGTCATCTGGCTTGCCCAGCATTCCAGCTCAAACTATAACCATAAAACAGGCTACTGCAATCATGAG TAAGTTAGGTGGTCGGACTTCCCCTGATGGCTGGAGTGATGGGATGCTTCGGGATACCATGTACAGTCTTGGCGATGAAGGCGACATTATTACAGTGGAAGTAAACAATGTCcttattcagaaaaaaatccaCAATGTGTTTGGAGTCATTAAAGGTTATATGGATGCAG ATCGTTATATAGTGATCGGAGCCCAGCGAGATGCATGGGGCCCTGGATATGCCAGAAGCACAGTCGGCACTAGTTTACTGGTGGAGTTGGCCAGAACCATCACAGACATGATCAAGAATG ATGGATTCAAGCCGAAGAGGAGCATAGTTTTTGCTAGCTGGAGTGCTGGTGAATTTGGGAGTGTTGGGGCCACTGAGTGGTTGGAG GGCTACCTGACCTCCttgaatatgaaaatgttttcttacaTCAGCCTTGATGAAGTTATTTCAG GTTTTGACTCTTTCAAAGCAACTGCCAGTCCACTGCTGTATGAGTTATTAGAGAGCACAATGAAACAG GTTTCTTCTCCAGTTGATGCAACCAAATCCTTGCATGAACAGTTTGCTGGATCCAACTGGGAGAAGTCTGT aaTGGAGCCTATGGGTTTGTCTCACTCTGCTTACCCATTCCAGACCTTCTCGGGTATCCCGTCAATTTCATTTCGATTTACTTCG AGTTCAAAGTCATACCCTTTTGGCACTATTGAGGATACTGATCAAACTCTGGAACGGTACACTTCATATAACACTCTCAAACTCGCCAAGACTGCAGGTGAGGTGGTCGGACTGGTTACGCTTCGGCTGGTGCATGACCACTTGCTCAAGCTGAATGTGGCAAAGTATACCAGCGTCATCCGCAGCTATGTGTCCCAAATCAGGTCTAAAGTTGAATCATGCCAAACG TCTGGCCGCCTTCCTTCCACTGTGACGATGCAGTGGCTTCTCTCAGCTCAGGGTTCATACGATCGTGCTGCCAGCGCTCTTATTTCAGCCATCCGAAACAGTGATCTTGATGACATGGAGCAGTGTCGCATCATCAACAATCGAATTATGAGG GTGGAAGGCAGTCTTCTCTCTCCCTATGTGTCTCCGCGGGAGAGTCTGTTCCGGCATATTCTGCTGGGCTCTGGATCACACACTTTGGCAGCTCTAGTGGATCACCTTGAAGCCATTAAAGGAGGGCATGAATCTGCTGACATTGACCAATTCAAGAATCAGTTTGCTCTTGCTACCTGGACCATCCAGGGGTGTGCCAATGCATTGGCAGGGGAAGTATGGGATATGGATAATGAAATTTAG